From the Cucurbita pepo subsp. pepo cultivar mu-cu-16 chromosome LG05, ASM280686v2, whole genome shotgun sequence genome, one window contains:
- the LOC111795979 gene encoding methyltransferase-like protein 17, mitochondrial, translating to MASLLQETSQKVITPEILRSAAKQSQRCLVVPVRLRRAIKKYLREQEVPHLKRKVLRLSESFSGIKDVNLQLAATTSKELVEDPLKSVEQSKRWKIKSCYGDIGFQYRDDETIAYVASRMPAVYSACYRVLNEVRRRLPDFSPSSVLDFGAGTGSAFWALREVWPHSVEKVNIVEPSQSMQRAGRSLIQGLKDLPLIHGYDSIQALNKDISKSEREHDLVIASYVLGEIPSLKDRVTIVRQLWNLTKDALVLVEPGTPHGSNIISQMRSHILWMEKRKWRKHENNKNIASKDLITQKCGAYVVAPCPHDGICPLVNTGKYCHFVQRLERTSTQRAYKRAKGESLRGFEDEKFSYVVFRRGQRPRAPWPLDGMKFETLKEQHAKRNPEDLEIDYEDLIKLNTQDIVPYQEVDPVTYDSDVIETEILDDGEEEGEEEQGESALADLGGGWGRIVFSPIRRGRHVSMDICRSTTRDASEGSFERVIVTQSKNPTLHHQARRSVWGDLWPF from the exons ATGGCGTCTCTACTGCAAGAAACATCCCAAAAAGTCATCACGCCGGAGATCCTCCGCTCTGCCGCCAAACAATCACAGCGTTGCCTCGTTGTCCCAGTCCGCCTTCGCCGTGCCATCAAGAAGTACCTTCGAG AGCAAGAAGTGCCGCACCTGAAGAGGAAGGTGCTGAGGTTGTCTGAATCTTTCAGTGGCATCAAGGATGTTAATCTGCAGCTGGCAGCAACCACTTCGAAGGAGCTTGTTGAAGATCCCTTGAAATCGGTAGAGCAGTCCAAGCGTTGGAAGATTAAGAGCTGCTATGGTGATATTGGGTTTCAGTACAGAGATGATGAGACGATTGCTTATGTCGCCTCCCGAATGCCTGCTGTTTACTCTGCGTGCTATAGAGTTCTTAACGAG GTTCGTAGAAGACTACCTGATTTCTCTCCATCTAGTGTATTGGATTTTGGTGCTGGCACTGGTTCAGCTTTCTG GGCTCTGCGAGAAGTCTGGCCACACTCTGTAGAGAAAGTTAATATAGTAGAACCATCACAATCAATGCAACGTGCTGGACGGAGTTTGATACAAG GCCTAAAGGACTTGCCGCTTATTCATGGTTATGACAGCATTCAGGCGCTTAACAAAGATATTAGTAAGTCAGAGAGAGAACATGACCTTGTCATTGCA TCTTATGTACTCGGAGAAATACCGTCACTGAAGGACAGGGTAACCATAGTACGCCAGCTTTGGAATCTTACGAAAGATGCTCTG GTGTTAGTTGAACCTGGAACACCACATGGATCAAATATCATATCTCAAATGCGATCTCACATATTGTGGATGGAAAAAAGA AAATGGCGTAAACatgaaaacaacaaaaatatagCTTCTAAGGACTTGATTACTCAAAAGTGCGGTGCATATGTAGTTGCTCCT TGTCCTCATGATGGAATATGTCCATTAGTGAATACGGGAAAGTATTGCCATTTTGTTCAGCGATTGGAGAGGACATCAACGCAAAGAGCTTACAAG CGCGCCAAGGGTGAATCCTTGAGAGGTTTTGAGGACGAGAAGTTTTCTTATGTTGTATTCAGGCGTGGACAACGTCCACG GGCACCATGGCCTCTAGACGGCATGAAGTTTGAGACGCTAAAGGAACAACATGCCAAAAGAAATCCAGAAGACCTAGAGATTGACTATG AGGACCTAATAAAGTTGAACACACAAGATATTGTTCCATACCAAGAAGTGGATCCAGTTACATATGATTCTGATGTCATTGAAACTGAAATTCTTGatgatggagaagaagagggagaggaagaaCAAGGAGAATCGGCACTTGCTGATCTCGGTGGTGGTTGGGGCAGGATTGTATTTTCACCAATTCGAAGGGGCAGGCATGTATCGATGGATATTTGTCGATCGACGACGCGGGATGCCTCAGAGGGCTCGTTTGAGCGAGTTATTGTCACACAGAGTAAGAATCCTACTTTACATCATCAAGCTCGAAGGTCAGTTTGGGGTGATTTATGGCCTTTTTGA
- the LOC111796026 gene encoding dof zinc finger protein DOF4.6-like, translated as MDTAQWPQEIVLKPNEEIVGNTCPKPSGVSVVERKIRAQKEQALNCPRCNSSNTKFCYYNNYSLTQPRYFCKTCRRYWTEGGSLRNIPVGGGSRKNKRPSSSSSTTTTTSSNSSSSSTLSTSPTCSNLPPKNPLHLPQTPKTTPSQDLNLSFPSSNQLSAMELLTGMATNSKALNCFIPMPSIVPDPASVYASGFPHLHDQFKPSLGFSLDGYGVVPGEASNGGGGRVMQLPFEDLKQGANGVEEGKEHGDSSGYWSGMLGGGSW; from the exons ATGGATACTGCTCAATGGCCTCAg GAGATTGTGTTGAAACCCAATGAAGAAATTGTGGGAAACACTTGCCCAAAACCAAGTGGTGTATCTGTTGTTGAGAGGAAAATTAGAGCACAAAAGGAACAAGCTTTGAATTGTCCGAGGTGCAATTCCAGCAATACTAAGTTTTGTTATTACAATAACTATAGCCTCACACAACCAAGATACTTTTGCAAAACATGTCGAAGGTATTGGACTGAAGGTGGTTCCTTAAGAAACATTCCTGTCGGAGGTGGCTCAAGGAAGAACAAAaggccttcttcttcttcttctactactactactacttcttctaattcttcttcttcttctactttaTCCACATCTCCCACTTGTTCTAATCTTCCTCCAAAGAACCCTCTTCATCTCCCTCAAACCCCCAAAACCACTCCTTCCCAAGATCTCAATTTGTCCTTTCCATCGTCCAATCAGCTTTCGGCCATGGAGCTTCTCACCGGGATGGCGACCAACTCTAAGGCTTTAAATTGTTTCATTCCAATGCCTTCTATTGTCCCTGATCCTGCCTCCGTTTACGCATCGGGGTTTCCTCATCTCCATGATCAATTCAAGCCGAGCCTCGGATTCTCTCTCGATGGATATGGCGTTGTCCCGGGCGAGGCTAGCAATGGCGGGGGAGGGAGGGTTATGCAGCTGCcatttgaggatttgaagCAAGGGGCTAATGGAGTTGAGGAAGGGAAAGAGCATGGAGATTCAAGTGGGTATTGGAGTGGGATGTTGGGTGGAGGATCATGGTAA
- the LOC111796010 gene encoding GDSL esterase/lipase At4g10955-like, with translation MASEREVFELSGPLHLTPVNWENADHRRSVAACLVQGVYILERDRQEKRQGSQALAPRWWEFCHFRLLRPLVDDVDSSIFGAVYEFKPMLLQGDHKNDGSPRYVIAFRGTLTKPDSVSRDIELDLHFIQNGLHRTSRFEIAMQVVRNMVATVGDSNLWLAGHSLGSAMAMLTGKTMARTGIFLKSYLFNPPFFSAPIERIKDKKLKHGIRIAGSVITAGLAFALKASSNNQRNPPEEPFFAISAWVPSLFVNPSDHIGSEYIGYFEHRKNMEEIGAGSIERLATRNSIGGLLMNAIGRDSEPLHLIPSANLITNLSPVQDFKQAHGIHQWWQPHLRLQSNIYRYS, from the exons ATGGCCTCTGAGAGGGAAGTTTTTGAACTTTCAGGGCCATTACACTTGACTCCTGTTAATTG GGAGAATGCCGATCACAGAAGGTCAGTTGCTGCTTGTTTGGTTCAAGGTGTCTACATATTAGAACGGGATCGACAGGAGAAGCGTCAAGGTTCTCAGGCCTTAGCTCCCCGCTGGTGGGAATTCTGCCACTTTCGGTTGCTTCGTCCACTCGTCGATGATGTTGACTCTTCCATTTTTGGTGCcgtttatgaatttaaaccAATGTTGCTTCAAGGCGACCACAAGAACGATGGGAGTCCCCGTTATGTGATTGCCTTCCGAGGCACCCTGACCAAACCAGATTCTGTCTCTCGTGATATAGAGTTAGATCTCCACTTCATTCAAAATGGTCTGCATCGGACATCACGGTTTGAGATCGCAATGCAAGTGGTCAGAAACATGGTTGCTACTGTTGGTGATTCAAATCTCTGGTTAGCTGGCCATTCCCTGGGGTCAGCCATGGCAATGCTCACTGGAAAAACCATGGCAAGAACAGGCATTTTCCTCAAATCATATCTCTTCAATCCACCATTCTTCTCTGCACCAATTGAGAGAATCAAGGACAAGAAATTGAAACATGGAATACGGATTGCTGGCAGTGTTATCACAGCAGGACTTGCCTTTGCTTTGAAGGCCAGTAGCAATAACCAGAGGAATCCACCCGAGGAACCCTTTTTTGCCATTTCAGCATGGGTACCATCTCTATTTGTTAATCCATCAGATCATATAGGATCAGAATACATTGGATATTTCGAACACAGGAAGAACATGGAAGAGATAGGTGCAGGAAGCATCGAGCGATTAGCAACCCGAAACTCGATCGGAGGTCTTTTGATGAATGCAATTGGGAGGGATTCAGAGCCACTTCATCTCATTCCATCAGCAAACCTGATCACAAATTTATCTCCTGTACAGGACTTCAAACAAGCTCATGGCATTCACCAGTGGTGGCAACCACATCTGCGGTTGCAGTCAAATATCTATAGGTACTCCTAG
- the LOC111796047 gene encoding uncharacterized protein LOC111796047: protein MGGAQALKRIPRIKFPKRHPNPSGSTSQTPTSIGVDDQVLFLSLNEKASKTIGGKASLQPKRTPMSNEEIEAILLGGCI from the exons ATGGGTGGAGCTCAGGCCCTCAAGAGGATCCCTCGCATCAAGTTCCCCAAGCGACATCCAAACCCCTCTG GTTCTACTTCTCAGACTCCAACAAGCATTGGGGTGGATGATCAAGTCTTATTCTTATCTTTAAATGAAAAGGCATCCAAAACTATTGGAGGAAAAGCTTCCCTTCAGCCTAAAAGGACTCCAATGTCCAATGAGGAGATTGAAGCTATTTTG CTGGGTGGATGCATCTGA
- the LOC111796009 gene encoding UDP-glucose 4-epimerase GEPI48-like, translating to MAKSILVTGGAGYIGSHTVLQLLLGGYNAVVVDNLDNSSEIALRRVTDLAGDFGKNLVFHKLDLRDKPALEKVFASTQFDAVIHFAGLKAVGESVQKPLLYYDNNLIGTIVLLEVMAAYGCKKLVFSSSATVYGWPKEVPCTEEFPLSATNPYGRTKLFIEEICRDIYRSDSEWKIILLRYFNPVGAHPSGDIGEDPRGIPNNLMPFVQQVAVGRRPALTVFGTDYSTKDGTGVRDYIHVVDLADGHIAALRKVDDPSIGCEVYNLGTGKGTSVLEMVSAFESASGQKIPLVMADRRPGDAEIVYAETEKAEKELNWKAKYGIEEMCRDQWNWASKNPYGYEASAPNNK from the exons ATGGCGAAGAGTATTTTGGTCACTGGCGGAGCTGGATACATCGGCAGTCACACCGTTCTTCAGCTTCTTCTCGGCGGCTACAACGCCGTCGTCGTCGATAACTTGGATAACTCCTCCGAGATCGCTCTTCGTAGAGTCACAGATCTGGCTGGGGATTTCGGGAAGAATCTCGTATTTCACAAG CTTGATTTGAGGGATAAGCCCGCTCTTGAGAAGGTTTTCGCTTCGACGCA ATTCGATGCTGTCATACACTTCGCTGGACTTAAAGCAGTTGGCGAGAGTGTCCAAAAGCCACTGCTTTACTATGATAACAACTTAATTGGGACAATTGTCCTGTTGGAAGTCATGGCTGCCTATGGATGCAAAAAG CTCGTGTTTTCATCATCAGCTACTGTATATGGGTGGCCAAAGGAAGTCCCTTGCACTGAAGAGTTCCCTTTGTCTGCAACAAACCCTTATGGACGAACTAAG CTGTTCATCGAAGAAATTTGCCGAGATATTTACCGATCAGATTCAGAATGGAAAATCATATTGCTTAGATACTTCAACCCAGTAGGTGCTCATCCCAGTGGAGACATTGGTGAAGACCCCCGTGGAATTCCCAACAACTTGATGCCCTTTGTGCAACAAGTTGCTGTTGGCAGACGGCCAGCCTTGACCGTTTTTGGAACCGACTACTCTACCAAGGATGGAACAGGG GTTCGTGACTACATTCATGTTGTTGATTTAGCTGATGGGCACATTGCCGCATTGCGGAAAGTGGATGATCCCAGCATAG GCTGCGAGGTTTACAATTTGGGAACTGGAAAGGGTACTTCAGTTTTGGAGATGGTTTCAGCATTTGAAAGTGCATCTGGACAG AAAATTCCTCTTGTGATGGCGGATCGACGACCAGGGGATGCTGAAATTGTGTATGCGGAAACAGAGAAAGCGGAGAAGGAGTTGAACTGGAA GGCCAAGTATGGAATTGAAGAAATGTGCAGGGATCAATGGAACTGGGCCAGCAAAAATCCTTATGGCTATGAAGCTTCAGCCCCCAACAACAAATAA
- the LOC111795961 gene encoding WD repeat-containing protein 44-like — protein sequence MDLIYCEEEIERFYDTREEISSVSDWGSDCSENCSTSFGDDTDVPENFGYGGWIRNLESVYERRNKFFQWMSLDLDLDNSDNKDEEEGVSFGRGYHDRILEDCGTVLRLSGSEGELSSSFTMSSMSEGAPESSGNVSVEESYGYTIRNLDNGTEFIVDCFSQDGMLNMLREVGSNRSFSFDEFERNIGQTPLVQELFRKNVEKARPIVNVRKEVKKGWLRKLGAVACIVDNREGAVKHDNLNSSSKAGMQQVRVHPYKKQAKDLSSLFVGQEFEAHKGPISTMKFSFDGRYLATAGEDRVVRVWQVIEDVKIDNFNLHNVDPSSMYFTTNHLSKLNPLDVKETVGKTKLKRSSSTACVIFPPNLFRILEKPLHEFSGHSGEVLDLSWSKKGLLLSSSVDKTVRLWQLGCDTCIRVYCHNNYVTCVSFNPLDENHFISGSIDGKVRIWEVLACQVVDYIDTREIVSAVCYRPDGKGGIVGSMTGNCRFYNIIDNRLELDTQICLNGKKKSPGKRIIGFEFSPSDPSKLMVCSVDSPVHIISGGDIICKFKGPRNGGNKMSASFTSDGKHIVSASEENIYVWNYNCKDKASRKKKIWSSESFFSHNASIAIPWSGVKITPEPPVSPTRVCVTAESIPEMEPKYPNDDGDSEHKVPSSSPDCFSLSRNLFPELLKGTATWPAEKLHDSSSMTPSTSMCKTEFKFLKNACQSMLSSPHMWGLVIVTAGWDGRIRTFLNYGLPVRL from the exons ATGGATTTGATTTACTGTGAGGAGGAGATTGAAAGATTCTATGATACTCGTGAGGAGATCTCCTCTGTTTCTGATTGGGGATCTGATTGCTCTGAGAACTGTAGCACAAGTTTTGGGGATGATACAGATGTTCCTGAAAATTTCGGATATGGCGGATGGATAAGAAACTTGGAAAGTGTTTATGAACGCAGAAACAAATTCTTCCAGTGGATGagtttggatttggatttggataaTTCTGACAACAAAGATGAAGAGGAAGGGGTTTCATTTGGGAGGGGTTATCATGATCGAATACTGGAAGATTGTGGAACGGTGTTGCGACTTTCGGGTTCTGAAGGGGAGTTATCTTCAAGTTTTACCATGTCTTCCATGTCGGAAGGAGCTCCAGAATCATCAGGAAATGTTTCTGTGGAGGAAAGTTATGGCTATACTATCAGGAATTTGGACAATGGGACTGAGTTTATTGTGGATTGTTTCAGTCAAGATGGAATGTTGAACATGTTACGCGAAGTCGGTTCGAACCGATCGTTCAGTTTTGATGAATTCGAGAGAAATATTGGGCAGACTCCCTTGGTTCAGGAACTCTTCCGCAAAAATGTGGAAAAGGCTAGGCCTATAGTCAATGTCAGGAAAGAGGTAAAGAAGGGTTGGTTGAGAAAATTGGGTGCGGTGGCTTGTATAGTTGACAACAGGGAGGGTGCAGTGAAGCACGACAATCTCAATTCATCATCTAAGGCTGGGATGCAACAAGTTCGTGTTCATCCATATAAAAAGCAAGCCAAGGACTTATCATCCCTTTTTGTGGGacaagaatttgaagcacATAAAGGGCCAATTTCTACAATGAAGTTCAGTTTTGATGGAAGATACTTAGCTACTGCAGGCGAAGATCGTGTCGTGCGTGTATGGCAGGTCATTGAAGATGTGaaaattgataatttcaacCTTCACAATGTTGATCCTTCCTCTATGTACTTCACAACGAATCATTTGTCCAAGCTAAACCCCTTGGATGTGAAAGAGACTGTAGGCAAGACGAAGTTGAAGAGATCATCAAGTACAGCCTGTGTAATTTTTCCACCAAATCTATTTAGGATATTGGAGAAACCGTTGCACGAGTTCTCGGGACACAGCGGTGAGGTCTTGGATCTATCTTGGTCGAAGAAAGGG CTTCTGCTGTCGTCTTCTGTCGATAAAACCGTACGTCTTTGGCAGCTGGGATGCGACACGTGCATAAGAGTTTACTGTCATAATAACTACG TAACCTGTGTAAGTTTCAACCCTCTAGATGAAAATCATTTCATAAGTGGCTCGATAGATGGTAAAGTTCGGATCTGGGAAGTTCTTGCTTGTCAAGTCGTTGATTATATCGATACTCGGGAGATAGTGAGTGCTGTCTGTTACAGACCGGATGGAAAG GGAGGAATTGTCGGGTCCATGACTGGAAACTGTCGTTTCTATAATATTATAG ATAATCGGTTGGAGCTCGATACTCAAATATGCTTAAATGGCAAAAAGAAGTCACCTGGGAAGAGAATAATTGGTTTTGAG TTTTCTCCTAGCGACCCGAGTAAACTAATGGTCTGCTCTGTTGATTCGCCGGTTCATATAATTTCTGGGGGTGATATCATTTGCAAGTTCAAGG GTCCTCGAAATGGTGGAAACAAGATGTCTGCTTCTTTTACCTCTGATGGAAAGCATATTGTTTCAGCCAGTGAAGAAAACATCTATGTTTGGAACTACAATTGTAAGGACAAAGCGTCtcggaaaaagaaaatttggtcATCTGAAAGTTTCTTTTCTCATAATGCGTCGATAGCTATACCTTGGTCTGGTGTGAAAATCACACCCGAACCCCCTGTGTCCCCAACACGAGTTTGCGTTACAGCCGAAAGTATCCCTGAAATGGAGCCTAAGTATCCAAATGACGATGGTGATAGCGAACACAAGGTTCCATCATCGTCACCGGATTGCTTCTCTCTAAGTCGCAATCTTTTCCCCGAGTTGCTCAAAGGAACTGCAACTTGGCCAGCGGAGAAACTCCATGATTCCAGCTCAATGACACCTTCAACTTCCATGTGCAAGACTGAGTTCAAGTTTTTGAAGAATGCTTGCCAAAGCATGCTTAGCTCTCCACACATGTGGGGTCTTGTGATCGTTACCGCTGGATGGGATGGACGAATCCGAACATTTCTCAACTATGGTTTACCCGTTCGGTTATGA
- the LOC111795997 gene encoding cytochrome b561 and DOMON domain-containing protein At3g61750-like, protein MAGSISKFSKKLLPSLFCLVVVGFTPEASDVQSPSCSSNLREILPTPYSDLSGLACSLIWQQTFSFHFYQDDQNVTTLVLAGRHAYRWIGIGFSGDGKMVGSSAIVAWIERDGVSGLRQYYLEGKNMSRVIPDKGDLHFTTASPAVVVHGELLYIAFQLKFSSSLSHQPILIAIGSGNPLRNGLLPKHVNSTTTHIEFSTGRVARQPMNPSDLRRYHGMAAVIGWGILTPAGLLIARYFRHVEPSWYYFHSSTQFIGFFIGIISISLGRNLYQRTNATFLGHKFLGYTVFFLAGLEVCQFMGRPSRESIRRQYWNFVHYWVGRTAMVLGVSNVFVGFHGVNADKGLKICFFVAFVTLLIALIFFEGRMRRKNEIPKAIIDQPPVFRIAGQS, encoded by the exons ATGGCGggttcaatttcaaaattttcaaagaaacTTCTCCCTTCACTCTTCTGCCTCGTCGTCGTCGGATTCACGCCGGAAGCCTCCGACGTTCAATCGCCAAGCTGCAGTTCAAATCTCAGAGAGATTCTTCCTACTCCATACTCTGATCTCTCCGGCCTCGCCTGCTCCCTCATTTGGCAACAGACGTTTTCCTTCCAT TTTTACCAAGACGATCAGAACGTGACGACGTTGGTGTTAGCAGGGAGACACGCTTACAGATGGATCGGAATCGGATTTTCCGGCGACGGAAAAATGGTGGGATCGAGCGCCATAGTGGCTTGGATAGAAAGAGACGGCGTCTCTGGATTAAGGCAATACTATTTAGAAGGCAAAAACATGTCCAGAGTCATACCTGACAAAGGCGATTTGCATTTCACCACTGCAAGCCCTGCCGTTGTTGTTCATGGAGAGCTTCTCTACATTGCTTTCCAGCTCAAGTTCAGCAGTTCCCTATCTCATCAACCAATTTTAATCGCCATCGGCTCTGGAAATCCCTTAAGAAATGGCCTTCTCCCTAAACATGTTAACAGTACCACCACACACATCGAGTTCAGCACAG GTCGCGTAGCACGGCAACCAATGAACCCTAGCGACCTAAGAAGATACCATGGAATGGCGGCGGTAATCGGCTGGGGCATTTTAACGCCGGCTGGATTGTTAATCGCGAGATACTTCCGCCACGTCGAACCGTCGTGGTATTACTTTCATTCTTCAACACAGTTCATCGGTTTCTTCATCGGAATCATCTCCATCTCTTTAGGACGCAATCTGTACCAGAGAACCAACGCCACTTTCCTAGGGCACAAATTCCTCGGCTACACTGTATTTTTCCTTGCAGGTCTCGAG GTTTGCCAGTTCATGGGAAGGCCGTCGCGTGAATCCATACGCCGGCAGTATTGGAACTTCGTTCACTATTGGGTAGGAAGAACCGCAATGGTATTGGGAGTTTCGAACGTTTTCGTCGGCTTCCATGGAGTCAACGCCGATAAGGGTTTGAAGATATGTTTCTTTGTGGCGTTCGTTACTCTGTTGATAGCGTTGATCTTCTTCGAAGGACGAATGAGGAGAAAAAATGAGATTCCGAAAGCCATTATTGATCAACCGCCCGTGTTTCGAATAGCCGGTCAATCTTGA